Proteins co-encoded in one Haloarcula sp. DT43 genomic window:
- the pstC gene encoding phosphate ABC transporter permease subunit PstC, which translates to MTEDISTTEGESVSRGSSVDGSTLTVGAIATTLVATILMFLFRPGMALPLLLAFVFATALGWVTYQAEVARLLTLVATVLTVLTVAFITFFLFVSALPAFLEHGLGLLLIPEQGGAARWFFWLETVLPSDATYWNPLSGAYSLIPMIWATVVVTVIAGAVAGPLGLFGALFIAEVASDRLREFIKPGVEILAGIPSIVYGFIGFQVLNGFIQTNFLDDGASFLIAGVVVGVMALPTVVSVGEDALSSVPQSMGDGSVAMGATEWQTMKSISIPAAFSGISAAVILGLGRAIGETMAVAAIMASGTQFADPLFDIFDANATLTSLIATQYGSASESTVDVLFVAGVMLFVIVAGMSIVSQYIERRMRRKLKGQQ; encoded by the coding sequence ATGACAGAGGACATATCAACGACGGAGGGAGAGTCAGTGTCGCGCGGGAGCAGCGTCGACGGGTCGACGCTCACTGTCGGCGCGATAGCGACGACGCTGGTGGCGACAATCCTCATGTTCCTGTTTCGACCGGGGATGGCGCTGCCGCTGTTGCTCGCGTTCGTGTTCGCTACGGCGCTTGGCTGGGTGACCTACCAGGCTGAGGTCGCCCGCCTGCTGACGCTGGTCGCGACAGTACTGACCGTTCTGACCGTCGCGTTCATCACGTTCTTCCTGTTCGTGAGCGCGCTGCCGGCGTTTCTGGAACACGGGCTCGGGCTGTTGCTGATTCCCGAGCAGGGCGGGGCGGCCCGCTGGTTCTTCTGGCTCGAAACCGTGTTGCCGTCGGACGCGACGTACTGGAACCCGCTCAGCGGGGCCTACTCGCTGATACCGATGATATGGGCGACGGTGGTCGTCACCGTCATCGCGGGCGCAGTGGCCGGCCCGCTGGGCCTGTTCGGCGCGCTGTTCATCGCCGAAGTCGCCAGCGACCGCCTGCGCGAGTTCATCAAACCGGGCGTCGAAATCCTGGCCGGCATCCCCTCTATCGTCTACGGGTTCATCGGCTTCCAGGTGCTGAACGGCTTCATTCAGACGAACTTCCTCGACGACGGCGCGAGCTTCCTCATCGCCGGGGTCGTCGTGGGCGTGATGGCGCTGCCGACGGTCGTCTCCGTCGGCGAGGACGCCCTCTCCAGCGTCCCCCAGTCGATGGGTGACGGCTCCGTCGCCATGGGCGCGACCGAGTGGCAGACGATGAAGAGCATCTCTATCCCGGCGGCGTTCTCGGGCATCTCCGCGGCCGTCATCCTCGGGCTGGGCCGGGCTATCGGGGAGACGATGGCCGTCGCCGCCATCATGGCCTCGGGGACGCAGTTCGCCGACCCGCTGTTCGACATCTTCGACGCCAACGCGACGCTGACCAGCCTGATAGCGACCCAGTACGGCAGCGCCTCGGAGAGCACCGTCGACGTGCTGTTCGTCGCCGGCGTCATGCTGTTCGTCATCGTCGCCGGCATGAGCATCGTCTCGCAGTACATCGAACGACGCATGCGGCGGAAACTGAAGGGGCAACAATGA